The following are encoded in a window of Cupriavidus oxalaticus genomic DNA:
- a CDS encoding GNAT family N-acetyltransferase, translating into MMKDLRIRAAVPSDAPAVGALLERCGLPTDDVFRVLEHFHVAILESRIIGCAAGEPFGQTVVIRSVAVLPEHRDQGVATHVVRAALMRARSNGLQRAVLLASSCPSYFARYGFTLVPASKLPQEVLSSSEFQRHTDTPPLCMWCELT; encoded by the coding sequence ATGATGAAAGACCTGCGGATCCGGGCGGCGGTGCCCTCGGACGCGCCAGCGGTGGGTGCGCTGCTAGAGCGCTGCGGCCTGCCGACCGACGACGTGTTCCGCGTGCTGGAGCACTTCCATGTCGCCATCCTCGAATCGCGGATCATCGGCTGTGCCGCCGGCGAGCCGTTCGGCCAGACCGTGGTGATCCGCTCGGTCGCGGTGCTGCCCGAGCATCGCGACCAGGGTGTTGCCACGCACGTGGTGCGCGCCGCGCTGATGCGCGCGCGCTCGAATGGCCTGCAGCGCGCGGTGCTGCTGGCATCGAGTTGCCCGAGCTATTTTGCGCGCTATGGCTTTACGCTGGTGCCGGCATCGAAGCTGCCGCAGGAGGTGCTGTCGTCCAGCGAATTCCAGCGGCATACCGATACGCCGCCGCTGTGCATGTGGTGTGAGCTGAC